In Pseudomonas grandcourensis, the DNA window CGTAGAAAATATTGCTCAGCAGGTCGATATCCATCACAGCGCTCCTGCTTGTACGGCGGTGGTTTGTGCGCGGCGGGTCCAGCGCAGGTTCAAGCGCGGTCGGTAGAGAATCAGCACATCACTGGCCAGCAGGAAAAACAGCATCATGCCCTGGAACAATTGGGTGATCGCTTGCGGCAGGTTCAGGCTCATTTGTGCGTTTTCGCCGCCGATGTACAGCAGCGCCATCAACAGGCTGGAAAACAGGATGCCGATGGGATTCAGCCGTCCGAGAAACGCCACGGTGATTGCCGCATAGCCGTAGCCCGGCGAGACCTGCGGCACCAGCTGGCCGATGGGGCCGCTGACTTCGCACACACCGGCAAGCCCCGCCAGGCCGCCGCTGATCAACAGCGCGAGCCAGATCAGACGCTTCTCGCGAAAGCCGACGAAACCGGCGGCACGCTTGTCCAGCCCGAGCACTTTGATCTGGAAGCCGACAAAGCTTTTCTGCAACAACACCCACACGGTCACCAACGCGAGCAGGGCGAAATAAACCCCGGCGTGGACCCGGCCATCTTCCATCAGCAGCGGCAAGCGGCTGGCGTCGCCGAACATCGCCGATTGCGGAAAATTGAAACCTTCCGGATCTTTCAGTGGACCGTGCACGCAATACAGCAAAAGGTTCAGGGCGATGTAATTGAGCATGATGCTGGTGAGGATCTCATTGGCGTTGAAGCGTGTGCGCAACCACGCCGTCAGCCCGGCCCACGCAGCTCCGGCCAAGGTGCCGGTGAGCAGGATCAGCACCAGCGCCCAGCGGCTTTGCATATCGATGATGTTCACCGCCAGCGCACTGCCGGCCAACGCACCGAGCAACAGTTGACCTTCGGCACCGATGTTCCAGATGCGCGCCTGATAGGCGACGGCCAAGCCCAATGCGCAGAGCAGAATCGGCAGGGCTTTGACCAGCAATTCGGAGACGCCATACAGGTCGCTGACCGGCGCGATCAGCAAGGTGTGCAAGGTCAATAGCGGGTCGTGCCCGAGCGCGATAAACAACAAGGATCCACAGCCCAGGGTCAGTGCAGCCGCCAACAACGGCGAGCACCACAGCATAAGGCGCGATTGCTGGCCGCGGGGTTCAAGGGAAAGCAGCATGTGACACTCCGTTAACGCGTGGCGGATGCGAGTGATTGAGGGGCGCCGAACTGGCCGGCCATCCAGCCGCCGACATCGCTCAGGCGGGTATCGACGGTGGCGTGGAGCGTCGACAGCCGACCGCCGCACAAGGCGCCGAGGCGGTCGCTGATCTGAAACAGTTCGTCGAGGTCTTCGGAGATCACCAGGATCGCCGCGCCGGCATCGCGCAAGGCAATCAAGGCGCGGTGAATGGTGGCGGCCGCGCCGACGTCCACGCCCCAGGTCGGGTGCGCGGCGACCAGCAATTTCGGTTGCTGAAGGATTTCCCGGCCGAGGATGAATTTCTGCAAGTTGCCGCCGGACAGGCTGCGGGCCGGGGTTTGGCTATCGGGTGTCTTGACCCCGAAACGGCGGATGATTTCCTCGGCCAGTGCTTCGACTTTGCCGCGCTGGATCAGGCCGTTGCTCACCAAGCCTTGCTGGAAAGCGGTCAGCAACGCGTTGTCCGCCAGGCTCAACTCCGGCACCGCACCATGACCCAGGCGTTCGGCGGGAACGAACGCCAGGCCGAGTTGGCGGCGAGCATCGGGACGCAAATGGGCGACGGGCTCCTGACCAAAACGAATCGTCGCGCTGGCGTTGCGGGGCAACAGTTCTTCGCCGCTGAGCAAGGCCAGCAACTCATCCTGGCCATTGCCGGCGACACCGGCGATGCCGACAATTTCACCGCGGCGCACTTCAAGGTCGATGTTGGCAAGCGAGCAACCGAACGGGTCCGGGTTGTGCCAGGACAAGCCACGGACATCAAGGAATGCATCACCTCCAGTAACCTTCGGATAGTCTGCGATCAACTCCGCCGCTTCACCGACCATCAAGCGCGCCAGTTGCTGATCCGAACACTCGGCCGGCACGCAATGCCCGGCTACCCGACCGCCTCGTAACACCGTTGCGCTGTGGCACAACGCACGCACTTCCCCGAGCTTGTGGCTGATGAACAAAATGCTGCAGCCTTCGGCGGCGAGCCGGCGCAGGGTGACGAACAAGTCGTCGGCCTCCTGCGGCGTCAGCACCGAAGTCGGTTCATCGAGAATCAACAGGCGGATGTCCTGCATCAGGCAGCGAATGATTTCCACCCGTTGCCGTTCACCGATCGACAGGCTGTGGACAAGTCGCTCCGGTTCCAGCGCCATGCCGTAGCGCCGGGACACCTCGCGAATCTTCGGCTCAAGCTGTCTGGGTGTGCCTGCCGCCGCGCCCATGGCCAGGGCGATGTTCTGCGCCACGCTCAGGGTTTCGAACAGCGAGAAATGCTGGAACACCATGCCGATTCCCAAACCCCGGGCCTGGGCCGGGTTGCGTAGGCTCACCCGCCGGCCTTGCCAGATCACCTCGCCGGAATCGGCGTGGGTGACGCCGTAGATGATCTTCATCAGCGTGCTTTTGCCCGCGCCGTTTTCCCCGAGCAGGGCATGGATCTCGCCAGGGGCAATGGTCAGGTCGATGGCATCGTTGGCCAGGCAGCCGGGGTAGCGTTTGCTGATTCTGCGCAGTTGCAGGCGCGGAGCCGGATCGGGGATTGGAGCGTGATTGGGCATGACAGGCTCAGTGCTGTTGGACTTGTGCCTGTGGATAAAGCAATTTTCTGGCCACTAGGTCAGGAAAACGTCGAAGCCCTGTGACCAGAGGCGTTGAGTACGCAGCTTTCAGATGTGCCACGCAGAGCCCGGCACCACATGGGGGCAATGGCGCAAATCAAGCCCCGATTTCGCTCGTGGGGTTTTGCTCAAAAAATGATCAATCGACCACAAGCCATACCGTGCAGGGCGCCGGGACGGCCATGAACGGGTTATCCACAGATTGCTCCACAGTATTTGTGCGCAAGCTCAAAGCACGGGCATAAGCACTGAGTGGCTTTCTTCTAAAGGCGATAAACCGTTGTAACTGTTTGTTTTTATTTGATTTTGATGTGCTTGATGGCAGATTGGACGAAAATTGAGCAAAGTCCGCAAAGCCGCATGACAGAAGGGTTACAGCGGTGTGTGCTCAGGTTATCCACAGCCGGGTGCACAGCAGATGTGGGCAAATATGGAATAAGTGAAAAAACGGCGTGCCCCAAAAAATCGCAGCCTTGTGCTGAAGCTTTTTAGCGCTGCAGCAAAATACGTCCGCGACTCAAATCCGCCAGTTGTGACTGCAAGGTGTCGATCTGTGCATCGCCTACGGCCAACTGCAATTCGACACCATTGGCGGTGAAGCTTTCATCCACGACCAATCCACCGGCCTCCGCCACCCGCAGCTTGACCAGGGCCAACTCGGCAAATCCGCACGCGCAACGCAGCGGCACCCGGCTGATCAGCTCGATCTTCGGCGCCGCCTGCAGGCATTTGTTTGCCCCCCCGCCATAGGCCCGGGCGAGCCCCCCGGTGCCCAGTTGGATGCCGCCATACCAGCGAATCACCAGCACCGCGACCTGATCGCAATCCTGCGCCTCGATCGCCGCCAGAATCGGCCGGCCGGCGGTACCGCCGGGCTCGCCATCATCGGTGCTGCGATACTGATCGCCGAGCTTCCAGGCCCAGCAGTTGTGCGAGGCATTCAAGTCACTGTGCTGTTCAATGAACGCCTGGGCCTCGGCCGGGCTTGCGATCGGCGCGGCGAAGGTAATGAAGCGGCTCTTGCGAATCTCTTCGCGGTATTCGCAAAAACCGCTGAGGGTAAATGGCATACGTACCTGAATGGCTACTTAGATGGCAGGTTTCAGGCCGCAGCCCTTGAGAATGATGCGGATCAGGTTGTCCCCGGCGTCTTCCATGTCCTGTTTGGTCAACCTGGTACGCCCGGTGACGCGGCAGATCTGCGTGGCGAAGTCGGCGTAGTGCTGGGTGCTGCCCCACAACAGGAAGATCAGGTGCACCGGATCGACCGGGTCCATTTTACCGGCGTCGATCCAGGCCTGGAACACGCCTGCACGGCCCTGGAACCAGGCGCGATAATCCTGGTTGAAGTACTCGGTCAGGCATTCACCGCCGCTGATGACCTCCATGGCAAAAATCCGCGAGGCTTGCGGCTGGCGTCGGGAGAACTCCATTTTCGCGCGAATGTAGAGGGTCAACGCTTCGGCCGGGTCATCCTCGGCGGTGAGGGTGTTGAAGGTGCTGTCCCACAGCTCAATGATGTTGCTCAGCACTGCCACGTACAAACCGAGCTTGTTGGTGAAGTAGTAATGCAGGTTCGCCTTGGGCAGCCCGGCATTCTGGGCGATGGTGTTCATGCTCGTGCCTTTGTACCCGTGACGGGCGAACTCGTCTTCGGCGGCTTTGATGATGGTCTCTTCGTTTTTCTGACGAATGCGGCTAACGGGTTTTCCGCCGTGGGCAGGGACTTCAAAGGTCATAGGCACTTCCGAGAAGATGAGTGGGTGCGGCCAGTGCGTTGATAGCGTACCCACCGGCTTCAGACAAGGCCTCACACAATAAAACCCTACCCCGCTCCCACAGTTTTCAACGCGTCGTCGCGAGACTCTCGAGAAAACTCTCCAGCACCAGATGGGGTCGACGCCCCTTGCGGGTGACTGACGCCAGGCTCAGGTCATAGAAACGCGTTTTGGCTTTCAACGCTCGCAATCGACCCTGCTGCACCCAAAGGCTCGCGTAGTGATCCGGCAGGTAACCGATGTAGCGCCCGGTCAGGATCAGGAACGCCATGCCCTCGCGGTCTGACGCGCTGGCGGTGCAATTGAGCGCCTGGTAGTGAGCCTGGATCTCCGCCGGCAAACGGAAGGTGGGCGCGATGGCGTCCTGACTGTTCAGGCGTTCGTCGTCCAGTTGCTTGTCGTCGACATAAAACAGCGGATGGCCGACCGCGCAGTACAGCAACGAACGTTCGCTATACAGCGGTTGATATTCCAGCCCCGACAGCGCGCTGGCCTGCGGCACTACGCCGACGTGCAGGCGACCGTCGAGCACGCCTTGTTCGACTTCATTGGGCGCGATCATGCGGATCTGGATCTGCACGTCCGGGCCGCGTTCTTTCAATTGCGCGAGGGCATGGGTGATGTGCATGTGGGGCAGGGTGACCAGGTTGTCCGTCAAACCAATGATCAATTCGCCGCGCAAGTGTTGGTGCAGGCCGTTGACCTCGGTGCGGAAGCTTTCCAGCGCACTTAACAGTTGCAACGCCGATTGATAGACCTCGCGGCCTTCTTCGGTCAGCGAAAACCCGGCACGTCCCCGTTGGCACAGGCGCAGACCAAGGCGTTGCTCCAGATCGCTCATCTGCTGGCTGATCGCTGAGCGACCGATGCCCAGCACGGTTTCCGCCGCGGAGAAGCCGCCGCATTCCACCACGCTGCGAAAGATCTTCAGCAGGCGAATATCAAAGTCGCTGACCTGGGCCAGCGGATCGGGACGGCGAGCGCTCATGCGGGTTACTCAAAAGTTTAGTAATGGGCTGACTGAACATTAGAAGAGTTGCATTTCACCGACTTTATCTCCGTGGCAATTTAGCTGCAACAACGGTTTTCAATCCTTACGCCGCTTATTGCCTTGCGAGGTTTTGCCCATGAACTTGCCTGAAAACGCCCCGACTTCCCTGGCCAGCCAGCTCAAGCTCGATGCTCACTGGATGCCTTACACCGCCAACCGCAACTTCCAGCGCGATCCACGCCTGATCGTTGGCGCCGAAGGCAGCTGGCTGATCGACGACAAGGGCCGCAAGGTTTATGACTCGCTGTCCGGTCTGTGGACCTGTGGCGCCGGGCACACCCGCAAGGAAATCCAGGAGGCGGTCGCCAAGCAGTTGGGTACCCTCGATTACTCGCCAGCCTTCCAGTACGGCCATCCGCTGTCGTTCCAACTGGCTGAAAAGATCACCGACCTGACCCCGGGCAACCTGAACCACGTGTTCTTCACCGACTCGGGCTCCGAGTGCGCTGACACCGCAGTGAAGATGGTCCGTGCTTACTGGCGCCTGAAGGGCCAGTCGACTAAGACCAAAATGATCGGCCGTGCCCGTGGTTACCACGGTGTGAACATCGCCGGCACCAGCCTCGGTGGCGTGAACGGCAACCGCAAGCTGTTCGGTCAGGCGATGATGGACGTCGATCACCTGCCGCACACTTTGCTGGCAAGCAACGCTTACTCCCGTGGCATGCCGGAGCAGGGTGGTATCGCCCTGGCTGACGAACTGCTGAAGCTGATCGAACTGCACGATGCGTCGAACATCGCCGCTGTGTTCGTCGAGCCATTGGCCGGTTCCGCTGGCGTGCTGGTTCCACCACAGGGTTACCTCAAGCGTCTGCGTGAAATCTGCGATCAGCACAGCATCCTGCTGGTGTTCGACGAAGTGATCACCGGTTTCGGCCGTACCGGCACCATGTTCGGCGCCACCACCTTCGGCGTGACCCCGGACCTGATGTGCATTGCCAAGCAAGTCACCAACGGTGCGATCCCGATGGGGGCGGTGATTGCCAGCTCCGAGATCTACCAGACCTTCATGAATCAGCCGACGCCTGAATACGCGGTGGAGTTCCCTCACGGCTACACCTATTCCGCGCACCCGGTGGCTTGCGCCGCTGGCCTGGCAGCACTCGACCTGCTGCAAAAGGAAAACCTGGTGCAGAGCGTGGCCGAAGTCGCACCGCATTTCGAAAATGCGCTGCACGGCCTCAAAGGCACCAAGAACATCATCGACATCCGCAACTTCGGCCTGGCCGGCGCGATCCAGATCGCCCCACGTGACGGCGATGCCATCGTGCGTCCGTTCGAAGCCGGCATGGCGCTGTGGAAAGCCGGGTTCTACGTACGCTTCGGCGGCGACACCCTGCAGTTCGGCCCAACCTTCAACAGCAAGCCGCAGGACCTGGATCGTCTGTTCGACGCGGTCGGCGAAGTGCTGAGCAAGATCGACTGATTTCTCCTTCTATATACCTATAAACAACGGGCGCTCGGGAACGAGCGCCTGTGGACAACTTTTCAGGAGCTTCCATGAGCGTTATTCCGCATTTGATCAATGGCGAACTGGTGACCGAGAACGGTCGCGCGGTTGATGTGTTCAACCCGTCTACCGGTCAGGCTATTCATAAGTTGCCGCTGGCGACCCGCGAAACCATCCAGAGCGCCATCGACGCGGCCAAGGCTGCATTCCCGGCCTGGCGCAACACGCCGCCGGCCAAGCGTGCCCAAGTGATGTTCCGCTTCAAGCAACTGCTGGAGCAGAACGAAGCTCGCATCTCGCAATTGATCAGCGAAGAGCACGGCAAGACCCTGGAAGATGCTGCCGGTGAATTGAAGCGCGGCATCGAGAACGTCGAGTTCGCTTGCGCGGCTCCGGAAATCCTCAAGGGCGAATACAGCCGTAACGTCGGCCCGAACATCGATGCCTGGTCGGACTTCCAGCCGCTGGGCGTGGTTGCCGGTATCACGCCGTTCAACTTCCCGGCCATGGTGCCGTTGTGGATGTACCCGCTGGCGATCGTCTGCGGCAACTGCTTCATCCTCAAGCCATCCGAGCGTGACCCGAGCTCGACGCTGCTGATCGCCCA includes these proteins:
- a CDS encoding ABC transporter permease, whose amino-acid sequence is MLLSLEPRGQQSRLMLWCSPLLAAALTLGCGSLLFIALGHDPLLTLHTLLIAPVSDLYGVSELLVKALPILLCALGLAVAYQARIWNIGAEGQLLLGALAGSALAVNIIDMQSRWALVLILLTGTLAGAAWAGLTAWLRTRFNANEILTSIMLNYIALNLLLYCVHGPLKDPEGFNFPQSAMFGDASRLPLLMEDGRVHAGVYFALLALVTVWVLLQKSFVGFQIKVLGLDKRAAGFVGFREKRLIWLALLISGGLAGLAGVCEVSGPIGQLVPQVSPGYGYAAITVAFLGRLNPIGILFSSLLMALLYIGGENAQMSLNLPQAITQLFQGMMLFFLLASDVLILYRPRLNLRWTRRAQTTAVQAGAL
- a CDS encoding TetR/AcrR family transcriptional regulator; amino-acid sequence: MTFEVPAHGGKPVSRIRQKNEETIIKAAEDEFARHGYKGTSMNTIAQNAGLPKANLHYYFTNKLGLYVAVLSNIIELWDSTFNTLTAEDDPAEALTLYIRAKMEFSRRQPQASRIFAMEVISGGECLTEYFNQDYRAWFQGRAGVFQAWIDAGKMDPVDPVHLIFLLWGSTQHYADFATQICRVTGRTRLTKQDMEDAGDNLIRIILKGCGLKPAI
- a CDS encoding ABC transporter ATP-binding protein translates to MPNHAPIPDPAPRLQLRRISKRYPGCLANDAIDLTIAPGEIHALLGENGAGKSTLMKIIYGVTHADSGEVIWQGRRVSLRNPAQARGLGIGMVFQHFSLFETLSVAQNIALAMGAAAGTPRQLEPKIREVSRRYGMALEPERLVHSLSIGERQRVEIIRCLMQDIRLLILDEPTSVLTPQEADDLFVTLRRLAAEGCSILFISHKLGEVRALCHSATVLRGGRVAGHCVPAECSDQQLARLMVGEAAELIADYPKVTGGDAFLDVRGLSWHNPDPFGCSLANIDLEVRRGEIVGIAGVAGNGQDELLALLSGEELLPRNASATIRFGQEPVAHLRPDARRQLGLAFVPAERLGHGAVPELSLADNALLTAFQQGLVSNGLIQRGKVEALAEEIIRRFGVKTPDSQTPARSLSGGNLQKFILGREILQQPKLLVAAHPTWGVDVGAAATIHRALIALRDAGAAILVISEDLDELFQISDRLGALCGGRLSTLHATVDTRLSDVGGWMAGQFGAPQSLASATR
- a CDS encoding aspartate aminotransferase family protein, giving the protein MNLPENAPTSLASQLKLDAHWMPYTANRNFQRDPRLIVGAEGSWLIDDKGRKVYDSLSGLWTCGAGHTRKEIQEAVAKQLGTLDYSPAFQYGHPLSFQLAEKITDLTPGNLNHVFFTDSGSECADTAVKMVRAYWRLKGQSTKTKMIGRARGYHGVNIAGTSLGGVNGNRKLFGQAMMDVDHLPHTLLASNAYSRGMPEQGGIALADELLKLIELHDASNIAAVFVEPLAGSAGVLVPPQGYLKRLREICDQHSILLVFDEVITGFGRTGTMFGATTFGVTPDLMCIAKQVTNGAIPMGAVIASSEIYQTFMNQPTPEYAVEFPHGYTYSAHPVACAAGLAALDLLQKENLVQSVAEVAPHFENALHGLKGTKNIIDIRNFGLAGAIQIAPRDGDAIVRPFEAGMALWKAGFYVRFGGDTLQFGPTFNSKPQDLDRLFDAVGEVLSKID
- a CDS encoding LysR family transcriptional regulator — translated: MSARRPDPLAQVSDFDIRLLKIFRSVVECGGFSAAETVLGIGRSAISQQMSDLEQRLGLRLCQRGRAGFSLTEEGREVYQSALQLLSALESFRTEVNGLHQHLRGELIIGLTDNLVTLPHMHITHALAQLKERGPDVQIQIRMIAPNEVEQGVLDGRLHVGVVPQASALSGLEYQPLYSERSLLYCAVGHPLFYVDDKQLDDERLNSQDAIAPTFRLPAEIQAHYQALNCTASASDREGMAFLILTGRYIGYLPDHYASLWVQQGRLRALKAKTRFYDLSLASVTRKGRRPHLVLESFLESLATTR
- a CDS encoding YigZ family protein, whose translation is MPFTLSGFCEYREEIRKSRFITFAAPIASPAEAQAFIEQHSDLNASHNCWAWKLGDQYRSTDDGEPGGTAGRPILAAIEAQDCDQVAVLVIRWYGGIQLGTGGLARAYGGGANKCLQAAPKIELISRVPLRCACGFAELALVKLRVAEAGGLVVDESFTANGVELQLAVGDAQIDTLQSQLADLSRGRILLQR